A DNA window from Coffea arabica cultivar ET-39 chromosome 6c, Coffea Arabica ET-39 HiFi, whole genome shotgun sequence contains the following coding sequences:
- the LOC113694003 gene encoding EIN3-binding F-box protein 1-like, producing MPALVNYGGDDDFYTGRSICSADSGLVLSIADVYCPPRKRSRVSAPYAVDSRLFNKERNPSIETLPDECLFEIFRRLPGAQERSASACVSKRWLMLLSSVRNSEFCRSNSPQEQLATKEVKKTESDVEMNSADGDMEIQCNGYLTRSLEGKKATDVRLAAIAVGTACRGGLGKLSVRGCNSVRGVTNNGLSAIAHGCPSLRALSLWNVPAIGDEGLFEIARECHSLEKLDLCQCPSISDKGLAAVAKNCPNLSALTIESCSNIGNESLQAIGSYCPKLQSITIKDCPLIGDQGVAGLLSSASVALTKVKFQVLNISDFSLAVIGHYGKSITNLVLTGLQNVSQKGFWVMGNAQGLQMLSSLTITSCRGTSDLSLEALGKGCPNLRQMCLRKCCFVSDNGLVAFAKAAGSLECLQLEECNRITETGILNALSNCNSKLKSLSIVKCMGIKSMPSETPALSPCESLRSLSIRSCPWFNSTSLALVGKLCPQLHHLDLSGLCGITDAALLPLLESCESLVKVNLSDCGILTDKVIIALAELHGATLELLNLEGCKKVTDASLVAIADSCLFLNDLDVSKCSITDSGVAALSNGVHLNLQVLSLSGCSMVSNRSLPHLKKLGETLVGLNLQHCNSISSSSIERLVENLWRCDILS from the exons atGCCTGCTCTTGTTAATTATGGTG GTGATGATGATTTCTACACTGGGCGGTCAATCTGTTCTGCTGATTCAGGGCTCGTGCTATCTATTGCTGATGTTTATTGCCCTCCTAGAAAACGCTCACGTGTTAGCGCACCATATGCTGTTGACAGTCGTTTGTTTAACAAAGAGCGGAACCCTTCCATTGAAACTCTTCCTGACGAGTGCCTATTTGAGATCTTTAGACGCCTTCCTGGAGCACAAGAGAGGAGTGCCTCAGCTTGTGTTTCCAAACGCTGGCTCATGCTCTTAAGTAGTGTCCGCAACTCTGAATTTTGCAGGAGCAATAGCCCTCAGGAACAATTAGCTACTAAAGAAGTGAAGAAAACAGAAAGTGATGTGGAAATGAACTCTGCTGATGGAGACATGGAAATACAGTGCAATGGTTACCTTACAAGGTCCTTGGAAGGAAAGAAGGCAACAGATGTTAGACTAGCTGCTATTGCTGTTGGGACTGCTTGTCGTGGAGGACTCGGTAAGCTTTCAGTCAGGGGATGCAACTCTGTTCGTGGAGTTACAAATAATGGTCTATCAGCAATTGCCCATGGTTGCCCTTCCCTGAGGGCACTTTCTCTGTGGAATGTCCCAGCTATTGGGGACGAAGGTCTGTTTGAGATTGCAAGAGAATGCCATTCATTAGAGAAACTTGACCTTTGCCAGTGTCCATCAATCTCTGACAAGGGACTAGCTGCAGTTGCAAAGAATTGCCCAAATTTAAGTGCTCTGACTATTGAATCATGTTCAAATATCGGGAATGAGAGCCTGCAAGCTATTGGAAGTTACTGTCCTAAGCTTCAATCAATAACTATTAAGGACTGCCCTCTTATTGGTGACCAAGGGGTTGCAGGTCTCTTATCATCAGCCTCAGTTGCATTGACAAAGGTGAAATTCCAAGTTCTAAATATCTCAGATTTCTCTCTGGCTGTGATTGGTCATTATGGCAAGTCCATCACAAACCTTGTGCTAACTGGACTTCAAAATGTGAGCcagaagggcttttgggttatgGGCAATGCTCAGGGTCTACAGATGCTATCTTCTTTAACTATTACTTCATGTAGGGGGACTTCAGATTTGAGCCTCGAAGCATTGGGCAAGGGGTGTCCAAATCTGAGGCAGATGTGTCTTCGTAAGTGTTGCTTTGTGTCTGATAATGGGCTGGTGGCTTTTGCTAAGGCTGCTGGATCTCTCGAGTGCTTACAATTGGAGGAGTGCAACAGGATCACTGAAACAGGAATTCTTAATGCGCTTTCAAACTGTAATTCAAAATTAAAGTCTCTTTCTATTGTCAAGTGCATGGGAATCAAGAGCATGCCTTCAGAAACTCCTGCCCTTTCACCTTGCGAATCTCTTCGATCCTTGTCCATCAGAAGCTGCCCATGGTTTAACAGTACTAGCTTGGCTTTGGTGGGGAAGCTGTGTCCCCAGCTGCATCACTTAGATCTTAGTGGGCTTTGTGGAATAACAGATGCTGCACTTCTCCCACTTCTGGAGAGCTGCGAGTCACTTGTGAAGGTGAATCTAAGTGATTGTGGAATCTTGACGGACAAAGTAATTATAGCATTGGCTGAGCTCCACGGTGCAACACTTGAGTTACTAAATCTTGAGGGTTGCAAGAAGGTTACTGATGCAAGCTTGGTAGCGATAGCGGACAGTTGTTTATTTCTCAATGATCTTGATGTTTCAAAGTGTTCCATCACTGATTCTGGTGTTGCTGCCCTGTCCAATGGAGTGCACCTAAATCTGCAAGTCCTCTCGTTATCCGGTTGCTCCATGGTATCAAACAGGAGCTTGCCTCATCTTAAAAAATTGGGCGAGACTTTGGTTGGTTTAAATCTCCAACACTGCAATTCCATAAGCAGCAGTAGTATTGAACGGCTGGTTGAAAACTTGTGGAGATGTGATATCCTCTCCTAG